The proteins below come from a single Chryseobacterium bernardetii genomic window:
- the menD gene encoding 2-succinyl-5-enolpyruvyl-6-hydroxy-3-cyclohexene-1-carboxylic-acid synthase, whose translation MKKYSSKRSIQILAHLLQQYGIADIVISPGSRNAPLAIHFSEIDSFNCYSIVDERSAAFVAMGMAKSEKKPVAVTCTSGSAVVNYYPAVTEAFYQNIPLLILTADRPTDFVDIFDGQTIRQKDVFHQHSYGDFQLLEDSKENAEDINFDTIKKAIELCFEKQGPVHINIPLEEPLYELVSELPTFPTVEKTIKHKDYEIPSNLIAEWHTSQRIMLLVGTKDYSPELENQLTQLVKNHSVVVLSEANSNLYHEKFFRHIDRYIFNFTEEDFKTYAPDLLITVGQNVVSKKVKQFLRSARPKQHWHLDEVWQPDTYFSLTEKIEVKPEVFFSKLLKFINLEPRSYYNLWDVLRDKKDARHQQFVNTVEFSDFYFFNKAAQTVPENYNIHFSNSSGIRYAQLFDFGKRRIYCNRGTSGIDGSTSTAMGFAIKNQNPTLLITGDLSFFYDINGLWNQYIPPFVRIIIFNNGEGNIFKIIPGPGNANPNTLDEFIATKHRKNAEHLAKHFGFSYIKVEDELTLDRVLENFFKPDAQPKILEVNTYGKNSADVQKAYFNFMKEN comes from the coding sequence ATGAAAAAATATTCTTCTAAGAGAAGTATCCAAATACTTGCACATCTTCTTCAGCAGTACGGAATTGCAGACATTGTAATTTCACCGGGATCAAGGAATGCTCCTTTGGCAATTCATTTTTCAGAAATAGACAGCTTCAACTGTTACAGCATTGTAGACGAAAGAAGTGCGGCCTTTGTGGCAATGGGAATGGCTAAGAGTGAGAAAAAACCGGTTGCAGTTACCTGTACCAGCGGATCTGCAGTAGTAAACTATTATCCTGCTGTTACAGAGGCCTTTTATCAGAATATCCCGCTTTTAATTCTGACTGCTGACAGGCCAACTGATTTTGTTGATATTTTTGATGGGCAGACCATCAGGCAGAAGGATGTTTTTCATCAGCATTCTTACGGAGATTTCCAATTACTGGAAGATAGTAAGGAAAATGCGGAAGATATTAATTTCGATACCATAAAAAAGGCTATTGAACTTTGCTTTGAAAAGCAGGGTCCGGTGCATATCAATATTCCTTTAGAAGAACCATTGTATGAACTGGTTTCAGAGCTTCCAACCTTTCCTACGGTTGAAAAGACAATCAAACATAAAGATTATGAAATTCCATCCAATCTGATTGCAGAATGGCATACTTCTCAGAGAATTATGCTATTGGTAGGAACAAAAGACTATAGCCCGGAATTGGAAAATCAATTAACGCAATTGGTTAAAAACCATTCCGTTGTAGTATTGAGCGAAGCGAATTCCAATTTGTATCATGAGAAGTTTTTCAGACATATAGACCGTTATATCTTCAACTTTACAGAAGAAGATTTTAAAACGTATGCCCCGGATCTTTTGATTACTGTAGGGCAGAATGTAGTGTCTAAAAAAGTAAAACAATTCCTTAGAAGTGCAAGGCCAAAACAGCACTGGCATCTGGATGAAGTCTGGCAGCCGGATACCTATTTCTCTCTGACAGAAAAAATAGAGGTGAAACCGGAAGTTTTCTTTTCCAAATTATTGAAATTCATTAATCTGGAACCGAGGTCTTACTATAATCTTTGGGATGTTCTGAGAGATAAAAAAGATGCGAGGCATCAACAGTTTGTAAATACAGTGGAGTTCTCAGATTTTTATTTCTTCAATAAAGCGGCACAAACTGTTCCTGAAAACTATAACATCCATTTCAGTAATTCATCAGGAATCAGGTATGCCCAGCTGTTTGATTTTGGGAAAAGAAGAATATACTGTAACAGAGGAACCAGTGGTATTGACGGCTCAACTTCTACGGCAATGGGATTTGCTATTAAAAACCAGAATCCTACGTTATTGATTACCGGAGATTTAAGCTTCTTTTATGATATCAATGGTCTTTGGAACCAATATATTCCTCCTTTTGTAAGAATCATCATTTTCAATAACGGGGAAGGGAATATCTTTAAAATCATTCCCGGGCCTGGAAATGCCAATCCTAATACTTTGGATGAGTTTATCGCAACCAAACACCGTAAAAATGCTGAGCATCTGGCCAAACATTTCGGGTTCTCTTATATCAAGGTAGAAGATGAACTGACGCTGGACAGGGTATTAGAGAATTTCTTCAAACCTGATGCCCAGCCAAAGATCCTGGAGGTAAATACCTACGGGAAGAACAGTGCTGATGTTCAGAAAGCTTATTTTAATTTCATGAAAGAAAACTAA
- a CDS encoding isopenicillin N synthase family dioxygenase, with protein MDKIPSVDLRDFLSDNPERKQKFVNEIGKAYEEIGFVALKGHFLDDNLVEDLYGEVKNFFELPVETKQKYEIPGIGGQRGYVGFGKETAKGFKKGDLKEFWHFGQYLSDDSKYKAEYPDNVIVDELPKFNEVGKQAFQMLEKTGQYVLRALALHLGLDEFYFDDKIAEGNSILRPIHYPPITEEPDDAVRAAAHGDINLITLLMGAQGKGLQVQNHNGEWIDAIAEPDELMINVGDMLSRHTNNKLKSTIHRVVNPPRELWSTSRYSIPFFMHPVSAMSLNALENCVDENNPKLYEDTTAGEFLHERLIELGLIKK; from the coding sequence ATGGACAAAATACCTAGTGTAGACCTGCGTGATTTCCTTTCGGACAACCCGGAACGCAAACAGAAATTTGTAAATGAAATCGGAAAAGCTTATGAAGAAATTGGTTTTGTTGCCTTAAAAGGCCACTTTCTTGATGACAACCTTGTAGAAGATTTATATGGAGAGGTAAAAAACTTTTTTGAGCTGCCAGTGGAAACAAAACAGAAGTATGAGATTCCCGGCATTGGTGGCCAGAGAGGGTATGTAGGATTTGGTAAAGAAACTGCAAAAGGTTTCAAAAAAGGAGACTTGAAAGAATTTTGGCATTTCGGACAGTACCTGTCTGATGATTCAAAATACAAAGCAGAGTATCCTGACAATGTCATCGTTGATGAACTTCCAAAATTCAACGAAGTAGGTAAACAAGCCTTCCAGATGCTTGAAAAAACAGGACAGTATGTTTTAAGAGCACTAGCTTTACACCTTGGTTTAGATGAATTCTATTTTGACGATAAAATCGCTGAAGGGAACTCTATCTTAAGACCTATTCACTATCCGCCAATCACTGAAGAACCGGATGATGCGGTAAGAGCAGCAGCTCACGGAGACATTAACCTTATCACTCTTTTAATGGGAGCACAGGGGAAAGGTCTTCAAGTCCAGAACCACAATGGGGAATGGATTGATGCCATTGCAGAACCGGATGAATTGATGATTAACGTTGGAGATATGTTGTCAAGGCATACCAACAACAAATTGAAATCTACAATTCACAGAGTGGTAAACCCACCAAGAGAATTATGGAGTACTTCAAGATATTCAATTCCTTTCTTTATGCACCCAGTAAGCGCAATGTCATTAAATGCTCTTGAAAACTGTGTAGACGAAAACAATCCAAAGTTATACGAAGACACTACTGCAGGAGAATTCTTACATGAAAGACTGATAGAATTAGGCTTGATTAAGAAATAA
- a CDS encoding bacteriocin-like protein → MKNLKKLRKDQLKGISGGANIPVIEYCMYYCNGTVICAACSDDFKCPVTAEEM, encoded by the coding sequence ATGAAAAATCTAAAAAAACTAAGAAAAGACCAATTAAAAGGTATTTCAGGAGGAGCTAATATTCCTGTTATTGAATATTGCATGTATTATTGTAATGGTACAGTAATTTGTGCTGCATGCAGCGATGATTTTAAATGCCCTGTTACAGCTGAAGAAATGTAA
- a CDS encoding bacteriocin-like protein, with protein MKNLKKLSKGKLKVISGGISFPFPGDCFYVCSDGIQYKALCRMEFICPDGEQPVIY; from the coding sequence ATGAAAAACTTAAAAAAATTAAGCAAAGGTAAACTGAAAGTAATCTCCGGAGGGATAAGTTTTCCTTTTCCAGGCGACTGTTTCTATGTGTGCAGTGATGGAATTCAGTATAAAGCACTATGCAGAATGGAGTTCATTTGTCCTGATGGCGAACAGCCTGTTATTTACTAA
- a CDS encoding PA0069 family radical SAM protein: MSNENFIKGQGAQQNVINRFDRYTYEPEDEDFEAVKTSFTEVFPKTIVNQVKSEDLPMEYSMNPYQGCEHGCSYCFARPTHEYWGYSAGIDFERKIMVKKNAPELLEKFFQKRGYKAAPILLSGNTDCYQPAERQFEITRKLLQVCMAYRHPVNILTKNALVLRDLDILKPMAEQNLVSVSLSIPTINEELRRKMEPRTSSAPNKLKAIEILSENKIPVHVMVAPIIPGLNSDEPLTILKSISDAGASGFGYTLVRLNDTVEPVFVNWIEAHFPDRAQKVLNLIRSMRGGKLGDKRYFERQRGEGNIAEMIHTTFKVGRKRFFEGKEFPKLSTANFTGTKDQQLRLFD; encoded by the coding sequence ATGTCAAACGAAAATTTCATAAAAGGTCAGGGAGCTCAGCAAAACGTTATCAACCGTTTCGACCGGTATACCTATGAGCCTGAAGATGAAGATTTCGAGGCTGTGAAGACTTCTTTTACAGAAGTTTTTCCGAAAACTATTGTGAATCAGGTAAAAAGTGAAGATCTGCCAATGGAATATTCTATGAATCCTTATCAGGGATGTGAGCATGGCTGTTCTTACTGCTTTGCCAGGCCTACTCATGAATATTGGGGCTACAGTGCCGGAATTGACTTTGAAAGAAAGATCATGGTAAAGAAAAACGCCCCTGAACTGCTGGAGAAATTTTTTCAGAAAAGAGGCTATAAAGCGGCGCCTATTTTACTTTCAGGGAACACAGATTGTTACCAGCCTGCGGAAAGACAATTTGAAATTACAAGAAAACTCCTGCAGGTTTGTATGGCTTACAGACATCCTGTCAATATTCTGACAAAAAATGCATTGGTATTGAGGGATTTGGATATTTTAAAACCAATGGCTGAGCAAAACCTTGTCTCAGTTTCTTTAAGTATCCCTACGATCAATGAAGAACTAAGACGGAAAATGGAGCCGAGAACAAGTTCTGCTCCCAATAAATTGAAGGCAATTGAAATCCTTTCCGAAAATAAAATTCCTGTTCACGTCATGGTAGCACCTATTATTCCGGGGCTGAACAGTGATGAGCCTTTAACTATTTTAAAGTCTATTTCTGATGCAGGAGCCTCTGGTTTTGGGTATACATTAGTAAGGTTAAACGATACTGTGGAGCCGGTTTTTGTTAACTGGATTGAAGCTCATTTTCCAGACCGGGCGCAGAAAGTATTGAATCTGATCCGCTCTATGCGGGGAGGAAAACTTGGTGATAAAAGATATTTTGAAAGACAAAGAGGCGAGGGGAATATTGCTGAAATGATACACACCACTTTTAAAGTAGGAAGGAAGAGATTCTTTGAAGGAAAAGAGTTTCCTAAACTATCAACAGCCAACTTTACAGGAACTAAGGATCAGCAGCTGAGGTTGTTTGATTAA
- a CDS encoding AsmA family protein, which yields MKKWVKRLLISFGILAGLLLAANFGLNFWLKTQLPAYIKNNTDYKVSYKSLDVDLSTGNILATGISVNSKDPQNTNVIGLQGTIDTLKVSRFGIYDAIFNKTISSSDLLLAKPNLNIILAKPVDQKTGKKRNPFLFENIRINEGKVTIFRHTKQKFLSVEKLDLLVENLQMTEESVEDKLPVVFDRYSIKGQNFFFRPDDVYAITIRSINTTDGQMVVQNFKLIPLLSFAQFKRFYPKKTQLFEFTIPKMEFKDVLLTKNKVSLADADFQNPVFTVYNTGVKNVKKEKKKSDFEVNLENVKLKNAAAQINKADGSRLLSAGNMSLNINKLVFNKETSEQIVPVGYKDFTFSGRDIVYADHQNIAIGIAALKPTNGEIRDLSFSPGSPDNTKTTMDLKSSHIAFNINKLEFINKKLNLDIKDILVENANGTINAGDHKPKKNTNPGIIQSIIVRKLSFKNSNLIYDKGKEPLAFHDLNATVNGIKIGPEFNDKGLSFTIKDYFLTTRNFAYRTQFYHISVGLLKLNKNRIQINSFAMKPLVSRNQFIKMIPVERDLYDLKAGQVTAEGDWELFSNHKFINASHVVIQSADANIFRSKIPKDDPKVKALYSKMLRSIKIPMNINTLDLKNSVLVYEEDTPESMGPGKLTFSNFNMNVKNLNSAKAKGKPTRVDININCSFMNLSPLSVKWGFDVADQHDAFMISGKTTNLPANGINPFIRPYLHVTATAGTIQEMLFSFKGNPAGLHGTFNLKHKDLKIAVLNKNNHEKKGFLTAVANVFLKSDSGKYPESVTVENVERDPTKSFFNLFWKGIEQGLKKTLIGKNVEKTEQKVKNAVSSVKEMKQSVKDIKEEIKNKKNPSPSEEKKEKKGFLNGIFKKKDNSEEK from the coding sequence ATGAAAAAATGGGTTAAAAGACTACTAATCAGCTTCGGAATCCTGGCAGGGCTTCTACTGGCCGCTAACTTCGGACTGAATTTCTGGCTTAAAACCCAACTTCCGGCGTATATCAAAAACAATACGGACTATAAAGTCTCTTACAAAAGTCTGGATGTTGATCTAAGTACAGGAAATATACTGGCAACGGGGATTTCCGTAAACAGTAAAGATCCGCAGAATACTAATGTTATTGGGTTACAGGGGACTATTGATACACTAAAGGTCAGCCGATTCGGGATCTATGATGCGATTTTTAATAAAACAATAAGTTCCTCAGACTTATTACTGGCAAAACCCAATCTGAACATTATTCTGGCAAAACCTGTAGACCAAAAAACGGGAAAAAAAAGGAATCCTTTCTTATTTGAAAACATCAGGATCAATGAAGGAAAAGTTACTATTTTCAGGCATACTAAACAGAAATTTCTATCCGTAGAGAAACTGGATCTGTTGGTGGAGAACCTGCAGATGACGGAAGAATCTGTAGAAGATAAACTGCCTGTTGTTTTTGACAGATACAGCATTAAAGGACAGAACTTCTTTTTCAGACCGGATGATGTATATGCCATTACCATCCGTTCCATCAATACAACAGATGGGCAGATGGTTGTTCAGAATTTTAAGTTGATTCCATTATTGTCTTTTGCTCAGTTTAAAAGGTTTTATCCTAAAAAAACTCAGCTTTTTGAATTTACTATCCCCAAAATGGAATTCAAAGATGTGCTTCTGACTAAAAATAAAGTGTCTCTTGCAGATGCAGATTTTCAAAACCCGGTTTTTACAGTATATAATACCGGGGTGAAGAATGTTAAGAAGGAAAAGAAGAAATCTGACTTTGAGGTTAATTTGGAGAATGTTAAACTTAAAAATGCTGCAGCCCAAATTAACAAGGCGGATGGAAGCAGGCTTTTATCTGCAGGAAACATGAGTTTGAATATCAATAAATTAGTGTTTAATAAAGAAACTTCTGAGCAGATAGTTCCGGTTGGATATAAGGATTTTACATTTTCCGGAAGGGATATCGTATATGCTGATCATCAGAATATTGCTATTGGAATTGCTGCTTTAAAGCCGACTAACGGCGAAATCAGAGATCTTTCATTTTCTCCGGGTTCTCCAGACAACACAAAAACAACAATGGATTTAAAATCCAGTCATATTGCTTTTAATATCAATAAGCTGGAATTCATTAATAAAAAACTGAATCTAGACATTAAGGACATTCTGGTTGAAAATGCAAACGGAACCATAAATGCTGGAGATCATAAGCCAAAGAAAAATACTAATCCCGGTATTATACAATCTATCATTGTAAGGAAACTTTCTTTTAAGAACTCGAATCTTATCTACGATAAAGGAAAAGAGCCATTGGCTTTTCATGACCTGAATGCTACTGTAAACGGCATTAAAATTGGTCCGGAATTTAATGATAAAGGTCTCTCTTTTACAATAAAAGATTATTTTCTGACAACCCGGAATTTTGCTTATAGAACACAGTTTTATCATATCAGTGTTGGACTCTTGAAGCTGAATAAGAACAGAATTCAGATCAATAGTTTTGCGATGAAACCTCTCGTTTCGAGAAATCAGTTTATCAAAATGATACCTGTGGAAAGGGATCTGTACGATTTGAAAGCAGGACAGGTTACTGCTGAAGGAGACTGGGAGCTATTTTCAAATCATAAGTTTATCAATGCCTCCCATGTTGTGATCCAATCTGCGGATGCCAATATATTCAGAAGTAAGATTCCAAAGGATGATCCGAAAGTAAAAGCACTGTATTCTAAAATGCTTCGGTCCATTAAAATTCCTATGAACATCAATACGCTTGATCTGAAGAACTCAGTTTTGGTATATGAAGAAGATACCCCGGAAAGTATGGGACCGGGTAAACTCACATTCAGTAATTTTAATATGAATGTTAAGAACCTGAATTCAGCGAAGGCAAAAGGAAAACCTACCAGGGTAGATATCAATATCAACTGTTCGTTCATGAACTTATCACCGCTTTCTGTAAAATGGGGCTTTGATGTTGCAGATCAGCATGATGCTTTTATGATTTCAGGAAAGACCACAAACCTTCCGGCAAATGGAATTAATCCGTTCATCAGGCCTTATCTGCATGTGACAGCTACGGCGGGAACTATTCAGGAAATGTTATTCAGTTTCAAAGGAAATCCTGCCGGATTGCACGGAACATTTAATTTGAAACATAAAGATTTGAAGATAGCTGTCCTGAATAAAAATAACCATGAGAAAAAAGGCTTTTTAACAGCAGTTGCAAATGTCTTTTTAAAATCAGACTCTGGGAAGTATCCGGAATCAGTAACGGTAGAAAATGTGGAGCGTGATCCTACAAAATCCTTCTTTAACCTTTTCTGGAAGGGAATTGAGCAGGGATTGAAAAAGACTCTTATTGGAAAAAATGTTGAAAAAACCGAACAGAAAGTTAAAAATGCAGTTTCTTCAGTGAAGGAGATGAAGCAGTCTGTAAAAGATATTAAAGAGGAAATCAAAAATAAAAAGAATCCCTCTCCATCTGAAGAGAAAAAGGAGAAAAAAGGATTCTTAAACGGTATTTTTAAAAAGAAAGATAACTCTGAAGAGAAATAA
- a CDS encoding DUF2797 domain-containing protein, translating to MQFQGQILKMISYDAKPIQYYLNLSGDLIHINELLGKELSIKHVGFQCVNCGENKPVYRMGFCKNCFFESPYASDTIIRPELSTAHLGVAERDLEVEKEIQLQPHTVYLAYTGDVKVGVTRNTQIPTRWIDQGATFALPIARTENRYEAGMIEVALKEHLADKTNWRKMLQDDFEDEVDLADFRQKIKEHFPEDFQKFYSEGEELWRFDYPFEKPEKVTSFTLDKKPEFSGRLTGVKGQYLGFEGGNFINVRGHEGYVIELEIKN from the coding sequence ATGCAGTTTCAAGGGCAAATTTTAAAAATGATAAGCTATGATGCTAAACCCATTCAATATTATCTGAATCTTTCAGGAGATCTGATTCATATTAATGAGTTATTAGGGAAGGAATTAAGCATTAAGCATGTTGGGTTTCAATGTGTAAACTGTGGCGAAAATAAGCCTGTTTATCGGATGGGTTTCTGTAAAAACTGTTTTTTTGAAAGTCCTTATGCCAGTGATACGATTATCCGTCCGGAGCTTTCTACTGCCCATTTAGGAGTTGCAGAACGAGACCTGGAAGTGGAAAAAGAAATTCAGCTTCAGCCTCACACGGTTTACCTGGCCTATACCGGGGACGTGAAGGTAGGAGTGACCAGAAATACACAGATTCCTACAAGATGGATTGATCAGGGGGCTACTTTTGCCTTGCCTATTGCCAGAACTGAAAACCGTTATGAAGCGGGAATGATAGAAGTTGCATTAAAAGAACATTTAGCAGATAAAACAAACTGGAGAAAGATGCTTCAGGATGATTTTGAAGATGAAGTAGATCTTGCAGATTTCAGGCAAAAGATCAAGGAACATTTCCCTGAGGATTTCCAGAAATTCTACAGTGAAGGGGAAGAACTGTGGAGGTTTGATTATCCTTTTGAAAAACCAGAAAAGGTTACTTCATTTACATTAGATAAGAAACCTGAATTTTCCGGAAGACTTACCGGAGTGAAAGGACAGTATCTTGGATTTGAAGGTGGGAATTTCATCAATGTAAGAGGGCATGAAGGCTATGTGATAGAATTGGAAATCAAAAATTAA
- a CDS encoding GDP-mannose 4,6-dehydratase, translating to MIYLVTGGSGFIGSHLVEQLLKNGHSVINIDNFDDFYSYQVKIKNTLESIDKISDFEFSDKETDIQRLVSLSHSEKYTLYYQDIRDKKGLEDIFRNHSIDMVIHLAALAGVRPSIERPLEYEEVNIRGTMNLWELCKDFNIKKFICASSSSVYGNNEKVPFTETDNVDNPISPYAATKKCGEILGHVYHNLYHIDMIQLRFFTVYGPRQRPDLAIHKFTKLISEGIEIPFYGDGTTARDYTYIDDIIDGVTKSILYLENNSNIYEILNLGENQVVTLTEMVAAIENALKMPAIRKILPMQPGDVTKTNADITRAKTLIGYKPDTDFQNGIKKFVEWFLRKRQ from the coding sequence ATGATTTATCTTGTAACAGGCGGTAGCGGGTTCATCGGTTCCCATTTAGTTGAACAATTATTAAAAAATGGACATTCTGTCATAAACATTGACAATTTTGATGATTTCTATAGCTATCAGGTAAAAATTAAAAATACTTTAGAGTCTATTGATAAAATTTCGGATTTTGAATTTTCAGATAAAGAAACTGATATTCAGCGTCTGGTTTCCCTCTCTCATTCTGAAAAATATACCCTCTATTATCAGGATATCAGAGATAAAAAAGGCCTTGAAGATATTTTCAGAAACCATTCTATCGATATGGTGATCCACCTGGCAGCATTGGCCGGTGTTCGTCCCTCTATTGAAAGGCCTTTGGAGTATGAAGAAGTCAACATCCGTGGCACCATGAACCTTTGGGAGTTGTGTAAGGATTTTAATATTAAAAAATTCATTTGTGCATCTTCATCAAGTGTTTACGGAAACAATGAAAAGGTTCCTTTTACAGAAACCGACAATGTAGACAACCCTATTTCTCCTTATGCCGCAACAAAGAAATGCGGAGAAATTCTTGGCCATGTTTATCATAACCTTTATCATATCGATATGATCCAGCTCAGGTTCTTTACCGTATATGGGCCAAGGCAGCGGCCGGACCTTGCTATCCATAAGTTTACAAAACTTATTTCAGAAGGTATAGAAATTCCTTTTTATGGTGATGGTACAACTGCCAGAGATTATACGTATATTGATGATATTATTGATGGGGTTACCAAATCTATTCTATATCTGGAAAACAATTCCAATATATACGAAATCCTTAATTTAGGAGAAAATCAGGTGGTTACCTTAACGGAAATGGTAGCTGCAATAGAAAATGCCTTAAAAATGCCTGCCATCAGAAAAATTCTGCCAATGCAGCCGGGAGATGTCACAAAAACCAATGCCGATATTACCCGGGCGAAGACTTTAATAGGGTATAAACCTGACACAGACTTCCAAAATGGCATAAAAAAATTTGTGGAATGGTTTTTGAGAAAACGACAATAA
- a CDS encoding DUF2795 domain-containing protein, producing MYWTLELASYLSDAPWPMTKAELIDYAIRTGAPMEVVENLQAIEDEGEIYESIEEVWSDYPTDEDFLWNEDEY from the coding sequence ATGTACTGGACATTAGAATTAGCTTCATATCTAAGTGACGCACCTTGGCCAATGACAAAAGCAGAGCTTATTGACTACGCAATCAGAACTGGTGCACCTATGGAAGTAGTAGAAAACCTTCAGGCAATTGAAGATGAAGGAGAAATTTATGAATCTATTGAGGAGGTTTGGAGCGACTATCCAACCGACGAGGACTTCCTTTGGAACGAGGACGAATATTAA